Genomic segment of Osmia bicornis bicornis chromosome 2, iOsmBic2.1, whole genome shotgun sequence:
TATAACATCATTCGGTTTAATGGTAGCATCAGGAGGAATGTCATTAATAGGGCACGAATTAGTAtgttaatttggaaattttacttttttataataaaaactaatattataacaacattatatacaaaataattttacaattactGTTTTTAGTTCATTACAAATGacatattattatacaaaaaCCAATGTCCAGTATGTTATGAAATGAAAGCAAGTTTATTCTTGAATGGCACTGGAATATTGTATCCTTTATTGTTATCACCATCCCTAAATCTTGCGGTAAGactattttatttgttaatatgTACTTTTATTAACTAAAGCTTTAATTATTagcatttctttttatcctaACATAGATTGCAGGAAGTGTGGGATTAAGAACTCCACacatatttgaaataaaacagGTTGTTGGATTTTGGTGGAATGTTGTCAAACCTGCAATTAACCATATCTCACTTGCATTTTGTATAAATTCAGTTATTGCTAGTTTAGTTGTTTATAAACAATATGGACAAATGAACAACATA
This window contains:
- the LOC114874853 gene encoding transmembrane protein 126A → MALVPGRKDTFIDQNVKDGLNLSQIEAIDVQKKLINEWEPKSEVMALQYGSFIIGTTSSMSALMINSIFRRKLKLRSAGQFITSFGLMVASGGMSLIGHELFITNDILLYKNQCPVCYEMKASLFLNGTGILYPLLLSPSLNLAIAGSVGLRTPHIFEIKQVVGFWWNVVKPAINHISLAFCINSVIASLVVYKQYGQMNNIANILKRIEDKQSENSLT